A section of the Schistosoma haematobium chromosome ZW, whole genome shotgun sequence genome encodes:
- a CDS encoding hypothetical protein (EggNog:ENOG410VXB3~COG:T~SECRETED:SignalP(1-22)): MMLTLMHYILYLTIFHCILINGQRDVLEDDISMAGGDRNSEPTIVLNPGDPGPLDVNFGELLYSRCSVIDSNQYSYRWIQRAPDGTIKEISSDARLYITNFGPEHLQYPLRCEVTRLSDDETFEKVLNLRLAMQHIVNIRPITGEVIIGRPYEMVCEVEPQPEEPISFVWYHNAKVVHREALLRLNSLSYRDIGMYICRAEWTPRYSRTAISANATAELSLALTRETKIEMSPPPGSVMVSLPGETRELHCEFPVANPRDVRWYFENQLLENHPTVNATGKIFRIDRLRVSIVTIRGIEYDHGGTYECRIGRDIKQAHLVVRAEEGLEINPKSDTVDEGEAVEFHCRVHGMDGNINRQLEWYYRPFYSSTRVRLDVDTPDSFMRHDDLVAQHTSFISKSRARVADQGEYICRLPSQNEEIVGKLFVRAVKSYILTITPQRLTVRPYQPVEFECFAASEDGQPAPFTPRFRVIDSRISFETTRVSENRVRFVLQRGLGPDQNGTIVECLSDEPSKPTSAIITVEDICPDGSRRCRSGQCLPAGRFCDGVRDCDDGSDEDPKMCNICDPLSRKCEYYQGKESTVPTFMVHWTCDGENDCGNGFDESNCEARASERCQDRMFSCRRDGRQIPMAFVCDKDRDCSDGEDELTCAPPMIAEPRTTRYSVRRGDTVVLVCEVTGNPVPYVIWRFNWGCLPEEPSRFRISNVPRNCNAPMPTVVSTLTISNVRPGDDGIYNCEGLSGATRALSNDLVVMIGG; this comes from the exons ATGATGTTGACATTGATGCATTATATCTTATACTTAACaatatttcattgtatattAATAAATGGCCAACGTGATGTTCTTG AAGATGATATTTCAATGGCTGGTGGTGACAGAAACTCTGAACCTACAATTGTACTGAATCCCGGAGATCCTGGACCATTAGATGTGAATTTTGGAGAATTGCTTTATTCTCGTTGTTCAGTAATTGATAGTAATCAATATTCATACAGATGGATACAACGTGCACCTGATGGGACtataaaagaaatatcttcTGATGCTAGACTTTATATAACGAATTTTGGACCGGAACATTTACAGTATCCATTACGATGTGAAGTTACGCGATTATCAGATGATGAAACTTTTGAGAAAGTTTTAAATCTTCGACTAG CTATGCAGCATATTGTTAATATTCGACCAATTACTGGTGAAGTCATCATTGGCAGACCGTATGAAATGGTTTGTGAAGTTGAACCGCAACCGGAAGAGCCAATCAGTTTTGTATGGTATCATAATGCCAAAGTTGTGCATCGTGAAGCATTATTACGTTTGAATTCATTATCGTATCGTGATATAGGTATGTATATATGTCGAGCTGAATGGACACCAAGATATTCACGTACTGCTATATCAGCTAATGCAACAGCTGAATTAAGTTTGGCATTGACACGAGAAACAAAAATTG AAATGAGTCCTCCGCCTGGTTCAGTTATGGTTTCTTTACCTGGAGAAACACGTGAACTTCACTGTGAATTTCCTGTAGCTAATCCAAGAGATGTTAGGTGGTATTTTGAAAATCAATTATTAGAGAATCATCCAACTGTGAATGCTACAGGCAAAATATTTCGTATCGATCGTTTAAGAGTAAGTATTGTGACAATTCGTGGCATAGAATATGATCATGGAGGAACATACGAGTGCAGAATTGGTCGTGATATAAAACAAGCACATTTAGTTGTTAGAG CTGAAGAAGGATTGGAAATCAATCCAAAATCGGATACAGTTGATGAAGGTGAAGCAGTAGAATTTCATTGTCGTGTACATGGAATGGATGGTAACATTAATCGTCAATTAGAATGGTATTATAGACCATTTTATAGTTCCACACGTGTACGTCTTGATGTTGATACACCTGATAGTTTTATGCGTCATGATGATCTAGTTGCTCAACATACCAGTTTTATTAGTAAAAGCAGAGCACGTGTTGCTGATCAAGGTGAATATATTTGTAGACTACCATCTCAAAATGAAGAAATTGTCGGAAAACTTTTTGTTA GAGCCGTAAAAAGTTACATATTGACAATCACACCTCAGAGATTGACTGTTCGACCATATCAACCAGTAGAGTTTGAGTGTTTTGCCGCATCTGAAGATGGACAACCGGCTCCATTTACTCCACGATTTCGAGTTATAGATTCAAGAATCAGTTTCGAAACTACACGTGTCAGTGAAAACCGTGTAAGATTTGTGTTGCAACGAGGATTAGGTCCAGATCAAAATGGAACGATTGTTGAATGCCTTTCAGAT GAACCAAGTAAACCAACATCAGCAATAATTACAGTTGAAGATATCTGTCCGGATGGTTCACGTCGCTGTCGTTCTGGTCAGTGCCTACCAGCTGGAAGATTCTGTGATGGAGTGAGGGATTGCGATGATGGTTCAGATGAAGATCCTAAAATGTGCA ATATTTGTGATCCACTTTCAAGAAAATGTGAATATTATCAAGGAAAAGAATCGACAGTACCAACATTTATGGTACATTGGACTTGTGATGGTGAAAATGATTGTGGAAATGGTTTTGATGAATCAAATTGTGAag CACGAGCTTCAGAACGTTGTCAAGATCGAATGTTTAGTTGTAGACGAGATGGTCGTCAAATTCCAATGGCTTTTGTATGTGACAAGGATCGAGATTGTAGTGATGGTGAAGATGAATTAACTTGTG CTCCGCCAATGATTGCCGAACCACGTACTACACGTTACTCTGTTCGTAGAGGTGATACTGTAGTTCTTGTTTGTGAAGTCACAGGCAATCCTGTGCCCTATGTGATATGGCGCTTCAATTGGGGATGTCTTCCTGAGGAACCCAGTCGTTTCAGAATAAGCAATGTACCCAGAAACTGTAATGCACCAATGCCAACTGTCGTGAGTACCCTGACAATTTCAAATGTAAGACCAGGAGATGATGGAATTTATAACTGTGAAGGTCTTTCAGGAGCTACTCGAGCGTTATCCAATGACTTAGTTGTCATGATCGGAGGTTAA
- a CDS encoding hypothetical protein (EggNog:ENOG410VXB3~COG:T~SECRETED:SignalP(1-22)), translating to MMLTLMHYILYLTIFHCILINGQRDVLEDDISMAGGDRNSEPTIVLNPGDPGPLDVNFGELLYSRCSVIDSNQYSYRWIQRAPDGTIKEISSDARLYITNFGPEHLQYPLRCEVTRLSDDETFEKVLNLRLASSGELSTDDEYKTLNLTIKPLPNEDFRQGTIMRQCLFENDPEINELFDFRWIDQNGRIVTNGDTLYLLVGYLLYFSFFFFITLYVYFIKTNKKSFFFFSVYFH from the exons ATGATGTTGACATTGATGCATTATATCTTATACTTAACaatatttcattgtatattAATAAATGGCCAACGTGATGTTCTTG AAGATGATATTTCAATGGCTGGTGGTGACAGAAACTCTGAACCTACAATTGTACTGAATCCCGGAGATCCTGGACCATTAGATGTGAATTTTGGAGAATTGCTTTATTCTCGTTGTTCAGTAATTGATAGTAATCAATATTCATACAGATGGATACAACGTGCACCTGATGGGACtataaaagaaatatcttcTGATGCTAGACTTTATATAACGAATTTTGGACCGGAACATTTACAGTATCCATTACGATGTGAAGTTACGCGATTATCAGATGATGAAACTTTTGAGAAAGTTTTAAATCTTCGACTAG CATCATCAGGTGAACTAAGTACTGATGATGAatataaaacattaaatttaaCTATCAAACCATTACCGAATGAAGATTTTCGTCAAGGAACTATAATGAGACaatgtttatttgaaaatgatcctgaaatcaatgaattatttgattttcGTTGGATTGATCAAAATGGTCGTATTGTAACTAATGGTGATACATTGTATTTATTGGTGGGTTATCTATTATAtttcagtttctttttttttattactttatatgtatatttcattaaaacaaataaaaaaagtttcttttttttcagtgTTTACTTTCACTAG